From Myxocyprinus asiaticus isolate MX2 ecotype Aquarium Trade chromosome 25, UBuf_Myxa_2, whole genome shotgun sequence, one genomic window encodes:
- the LOC127415689 gene encoding UBX domain-containing protein 2A-like isoform X1, protein MMKDIDSRERVQDGTWCAGAQNDEEEEDEEEASPIRASFSVEDLLDEVEKISSVASSGKKVEIVVRLWKNGFTVNDEDLRSYSLEENQEFLEAIKRGELPLELEERAEDEELEVNVEDMKDEDYVPKKKAFHPFTGRGYRLGSVAPRVVARSLSIHEDCSGPPLPAVELNEDLPVTSLQIWLADGRRLVQRFNLSHRISDVQDFVEQAQRTNAPFILTTSLPFRELRDEGQSLEVADLSNAVIVQRPINSQAPFGHS, encoded by the exons ATGATGAAAGATATTGATTCAAGAGAGAGAGTTCAAGATGGCACATG GTGTGCAGGGGCACAgaatgatgaggaggaggaagatgaggaggaggCGAGCCCTATTAGAGCCAGTTTCTCAGTCGAGGACTTGCTAGATGAGGTGGAGAAGATCAGCAGTGTTGCCAGTAGCGGAAAAAAG GTGGAGATTGTAGTAAGActgtggaaaaatggcttcaCAGTAAACGATGAAGATTTACGCAGTTACTCTCTGGAGGAAAACCAAGAATTCTTGGAGGCCATTAAGAGAGG GGAGCTGCCGCTGGAATTAGAAGAAAGAGCCGAAGATGAAGAACTGGAAGTCAACGTAGAGGACATGAAAGATGAAGATTATGTCCCAAAGAAGAAGGCCTTCCACCCATTTACAGGCAGAGGTTACAGACTAGGAAG CGTGGCCCCACGAGTTGTGGCAAGGTCTCTATCGATACACGAGGACTGCTCTGGTCCTCCTCTTCCAGCAGTGGAACTGAATGAGGACCTTCCTGTAACCTCCCTTCAGATCTGGCTGGCTGACGGTCGCCGTCTTGTACAGAGGTTTAATTTATCCCATCG GATCAGCGATGTGCAGGATTTTGTGGAGCAGGCCCAGAGAACAAACGCTCCGTTCATCCTGACTACATCCCTGCCTTTCCGCGAGCTAAGAGATGAGGGCCAGAGTTTAGAGGTAGCCGACCTGTCTAATGCTGTCATCGTTCAAAGGCCGATCAACTCACAAGCTCCGTTTGGTCACTCCTGA
- the LOC127415689 gene encoding UBX domain-containing protein 2A-like isoform X2, translated as MRWRRSAVLPVAEKKVEIVVRLWKNGFTVNDEDLRSYSLEENQEFLEAIKRGELPLELEERAEDEELEVNVEDMKDEDYVPKKKAFHPFTGRGYRLGSVAPRVVARSLSIHEDCSGPPLPAVELNEDLPVTSLQIWLADGRRLVQRFNLSHRISDVQDFVEQAQRTNAPFILTTSLPFRELRDEGQSLEVADLSNAVIVQRPINSQAPFGHS; from the exons ATGAGGTGGAGAAGATCAGCAGTGTTGCCAGTAGCGGAAAAAA AGGTGGAGATTGTAGTAAGActgtggaaaaatggcttcaCAGTAAACGATGAAGATTTACGCAGTTACTCTCTGGAGGAAAACCAAGAATTCTTGGAGGCCATTAAGAGAGG GGAGCTGCCGCTGGAATTAGAAGAAAGAGCCGAAGATGAAGAACTGGAAGTCAACGTAGAGGACATGAAAGATGAAGATTATGTCCCAAAGAAGAAGGCCTTCCACCCATTTACAGGCAGAGGTTACAGACTAGGAAG CGTGGCCCCACGAGTTGTGGCAAGGTCTCTATCGATACACGAGGACTGCTCTGGTCCTCCTCTTCCAGCAGTGGAACTGAATGAGGACCTTCCTGTAACCTCCCTTCAGATCTGGCTGGCTGACGGTCGCCGTCTTGTACAGAGGTTTAATTTATCCCATCG GATCAGCGATGTGCAGGATTTTGTGGAGCAGGCCCAGAGAACAAACGCTCCGTTCATCCTGACTACATCCCTGCCTTTCCGCGAGCTAAGAGATGAGGGCCAGAGTTTAGAGGTAGCCGACCTGTCTAATGCTGTCATCGTTCAAAGGCCGATCAACTCACAAGCTCCGTTTGGTCACTCCTGA